A window of the Cuculus canorus isolate bCucCan1 chromosome 3, bCucCan1.pri, whole genome shotgun sequence genome harbors these coding sequences:
- the CCDC28A gene encoding coiled-coil domain-containing protein 28A, whose product MEERKIKRRSPKSSTSHPAQVANSKKSSVPISKSTAFSNPAPQPPVQKPKLKRIIKEKAKPPGGEAKGAQAAPIQHSFLTDVSDVQEMERGLLSLLNDFHSGKLQAFGNECSIEQMEHVRSMQEKLARLNLELYGELEELPEDKRKTASDSNLDRLLSDLEELNSSIQKLHLADAQDIPNSATG is encoded by the exons atggaagaaaggaagatcAAGAGGAGGAGCCCCAAATCATCTACCAGTCACCCTGCTCAGGTTGCTAACTCCAAGAAAAGCTCAGTGCCTATCAGTAAAAGCACAGCCTTTTCAAATCCTGCTCCACAGCCTCCAGTCCAAAAACCAAAGTTAAAACG tataataaaagagaaagccaAACCTCCAGGAGGTGAAGCAAAAGGGGCACAAGCAGCACCAATCCAGCATTCTTTTCTCACAGATGTATCAGATGTCCAGGAAATGGAAAGGGGACTCCTGAGCCTCCTGAATGACTTCCACTCTGGCAAACTTCAGGCATTTG GGAATGAATGTTCCATAGAGCAAATGGAGCATGTGCGGAGTATGCAGGAGAAGCTTGCTCGCCTCAACCTAGAGCTCTATGGGGAGCTGGAAGAACTCcctgaagacaaaagaaaaacagccagTGACTCCAACCTGGATAGGCTGCTGTCAGAT CTAGAAGAACTGAATTCATCTAT CCAAAAACTACATTTAGCAGATGCTCAAGATATTCCAAATAGTGCTACGGGATGA